The Shewanella sp. MTB7 genome includes a window with the following:
- a CDS encoding class IIb bacteriocin, lactobin A/cerein 7B family → MQELTMNEIEQVNGGWIPVAIFAGRVALGWASSTLYNDAW, encoded by the coding sequence ATGCAAGAGTTAACAATGAATGAAATAGAGCAAGTGAATGGTGGGTGGATTCCCGTAGCAATATTTGCTGGCCGTGTAGCATTAGGCTGGGCTAGCTCAACACTTTATAATGACGCTTGGTAA